A window of Chitinophaga sp. MM2321 contains these coding sequences:
- a CDS encoding RagB/SusD family nutrient uptake outer membrane protein, whose amino-acid sequence MKKVLYILVLIAASACNKELKENPEGQLIGDDALGTIEGLQTALTGVYQPLKNGYSSGFGTANLNATIMGSDDITTHPASNKQELREMDQFAANSTNTRISAIWLGCYKAIQNANNVIDNYEKVSGEVATLNQIGGEAYFLRAFSYFWLVRLWGNIPLITTSKYNTDLLAVTKSTPAAVYALIESDLKKAETLMKDIKPAPGRASAGTAKSLLAEVYLTEGGYPMKDASKYALAAAKAKEVIDNKTKYGFNLVPDLATLWTGTSASNNTPEDVFTLQFCNSCGNPSTLYGKSCMPGDESGWDDYFAEITFFNNFPEGKRKDITFYTVFKTANGDVNWQNGQTQHPYYNKFRVNTPTPGFLTSGTDLSVKLLRYAQVLLTYAEAEARSSGTPSADAYNAVNLIRRRAGLNDLQPDLSGQAFADSIVNERAWELAGEYTRWFDLQRLELVESANSHKAADDLKPIGTITKEKYWLPIPYNETQLNPNL is encoded by the coding sequence ATGAAAAAGGTATTATATATCCTGGTATTGATAGCGGCTTCGGCTTGCAATAAAGAACTGAAGGAAAATCCCGAAGGGCAGCTGATCGGTGATGACGCGCTGGGCACAATTGAGGGGCTGCAGACGGCTTTGACCGGCGTTTATCAGCCTTTAAAGAACGGTTACTCATCAGGCTTCGGCACAGCGAACCTGAATGCGACCATAATGGGCTCCGACGACATTACCACCCATCCCGCCAGCAATAAGCAGGAACTGAGGGAAATGGACCAGTTTGCCGCCAACTCCACCAATACCAGGATCAGCGCAATATGGCTGGGATGTTATAAAGCCATTCAGAACGCCAATAACGTTATTGATAATTATGAGAAAGTATCCGGCGAAGTGGCCACGCTGAACCAGATAGGAGGAGAGGCATATTTTTTACGGGCTTTTTCTTATTTCTGGCTGGTAAGGCTCTGGGGTAATATCCCTTTAATTACCACATCAAAATATAACACAGACCTGTTAGCCGTCACAAAAAGCACGCCGGCGGCGGTGTATGCGCTTATTGAATCGGACTTAAAGAAGGCTGAAACGCTCATGAAAGATATCAAACCGGCGCCGGGCAGGGCCAGCGCGGGTACGGCAAAATCGCTGTTGGCGGAAGTATACCTGACCGAGGGCGGATACCCCATGAAGGATGCGTCGAAATATGCGCTGGCGGCGGCCAAGGCGAAAGAAGTGATCGACAATAAAACCAAGTATGGTTTCAACCTTGTGCCTGACCTGGCCACCCTGTGGACCGGCACATCGGCCAGCAATAATACACCCGAGGACGTTTTCACCCTGCAATTCTGCAACAGCTGCGGAAATCCAAGCACCTTGTACGGTAAATCCTGCATGCCGGGAGATGAATCGGGCTGGGATGACTACTTTGCGGAAATAACGTTCTTCAACAATTTTCCGGAAGGGAAAAGAAAAGACATCACTTTTTATACCGTATTCAAAACCGCCAACGGGGATGTTAACTGGCAAAATGGTCAGACCCAACATCCTTATTATAACAAATTCAGGGTTAATACGCCAACTCCCGGTTTTCTGACTTCCGGCACGGATCTTTCCGTTAAGCTTTTAAGGTATGCGCAGGTATTGCTTACTTACGCTGAAGCAGAGGCGCGTTCATCTGGCACACCTTCGGCAGATGCTTACAATGCGGTAAACCTGATCCGCCGCCGCGCGGGCCTGAACGATCTCCAGCCTGACCTGTCAGGACAAGCATTCGCTGATTCGATTGTCAACGAAAGAGCCTGGGAACTCGCAGGTGAATATACCCGTTGGTTCGATCTCCAACGCCTCGAACTGGTCGAATCCGCCAATTCCCACAAGGCAGCCGATGATTTAAAACCCATTGGCACGATCACCAAAGAAAAATATTGGCTCCCTATCCCGTACAACGAAACCCAGCTAAATCCAAATCTGTAG
- a CDS encoding TonB-dependent receptor, with the protein MTPRFTLVCILFLLPMWVSAQNGKITGTVKDEGGTALQGISVQVKGKAGGTVTGTSGQFEVVAAAGNVLVFSAVNFELKEERVGVRQPMTVVLQRKISLINDVVVIGYGTQKKRDLTGAVSSVSAKDFREQPVVNVPQVLQGRVPGVQVVTNAGAPGGYISVRIRGNNSIRGDNNPLYVIDGFVGADVSAVSPNDIETIDVLKDASATAIYGSRGANGVIIITTKRGKSGKTSIEAISQVSSSEVIKKLDVLNAADFALTANENAKATGTLPIYTQEQIDGFKAKGGTDWQDEIFRTAPTQEYQVNISGGNDKTTFFASGGYLDQQGVIINSSLKRYSLRTSLNTKLYKNLTFHLNAYATRSEANNTNLFGRDAPVTQATAWSPTMPVRDSKGKFTLNDPVSSITFNPVALASDQNNITNNSTFATIAGLNYEFIPGLTLDVSGAINYGNAQIKQYKGTSINSLRQAGAGRNSLENIGIQTTGNLTYTRLFNNAHQLTVTGVMEYQSFVSDGFNTNANNLTYPSLGYYNLSLAATNNVGTAYSDYKLLSYLARVNYDYKGRYYLTASIRRDGSSKFQGNNQYSTFPSLGGAWKISEMDFMKGGGLFDDLKIRVGYGVTGSQAINPYQTLTSYQNVTTTITEGSVSPGIILGSPGNPGLKWESTKQWDIGLDATILNNRLSFTADYFNKNTSNLLLAVPVPNYGGGGSILSNVGKVNNTGFEFSLSGTIIQRPGINWNSSFNISFLNNEVKTLYSDKKIPSTNPQFMIVPGQPLGTYWGLNYMGTWKPDEVAEAAAYGNVPGDSRYADLDGNKVIDGSDYHIIGHGLPRYSWGWNNTFTWKGFTLNVFIQSLGGYDKLDYTYAAAVTANSDTRQAILSDIKNRYIPGVNESSNIPAFSKTNKSYLVSTRFLEDGTFTRFKNISLSYQLPKSILRKPDVTLSVRATNLFTITKYKGFDPETNSVPSGVGSDVNQSVDYGSYPNAKVITGGVKINF; encoded by the coding sequence ATGACTCCACGATTTACCTTGGTATGCATTTTATTTCTCTTACCTATGTGGGTATCTGCACAAAATGGAAAAATTACAGGGACAGTAAAAGATGAAGGCGGAACGGCGCTTCAGGGAATAAGCGTCCAGGTGAAGGGGAAAGCCGGTGGCACGGTTACCGGCACGTCGGGCCAGTTTGAAGTAGTGGCCGCAGCGGGCAATGTACTTGTTTTTTCAGCTGTTAATTTTGAATTGAAAGAAGAACGGGTGGGCGTCCGGCAGCCAATGACTGTTGTATTGCAACGCAAAATAAGTCTTATTAACGATGTAGTGGTGATCGGCTATGGCACGCAAAAAAAACGGGATCTCACGGGGGCCGTATCGTCGGTATCCGCGAAAGATTTCAGGGAACAGCCGGTAGTAAATGTGCCGCAGGTATTACAAGGCCGCGTGCCAGGTGTCCAGGTAGTGACGAATGCAGGCGCTCCGGGGGGCTACATATCAGTGCGGATAAGGGGTAATAACTCCATCCGTGGTGATAACAATCCCTTGTATGTTATTGACGGTTTTGTAGGTGCGGATGTCAGCGCCGTAAGCCCCAATGATATTGAAACCATAGACGTTCTTAAAGATGCTTCGGCTACTGCCATATACGGCAGCAGGGGTGCTAACGGGGTAATAATAATTACCACGAAAAGAGGCAAATCCGGGAAAACCAGCATCGAGGCAATAAGCCAGGTTTCTTCCTCGGAAGTGATCAAAAAACTGGATGTGCTGAATGCGGCGGATTTTGCCCTTACCGCAAATGAAAATGCCAAGGCCACCGGTACATTGCCTATTTACACGCAGGAACAAATAGACGGCTTCAAGGCAAAAGGTGGTACAGACTGGCAAGATGAGATTTTCAGAACAGCCCCCACGCAGGAGTACCAGGTAAATATTTCCGGTGGGAACGATAAAACCACCTTTTTCGCAAGCGGTGGTTACCTGGATCAGCAGGGCGTGATCATCAATTCGTCCCTGAAAAGATATTCCTTGCGGACAAGCCTGAACACGAAATTATACAAGAATTTGACTTTTCATCTGAATGCCTATGCTACCAGGAGTGAAGCGAACAACACCAATCTTTTTGGCCGCGACGCTCCTGTTACGCAAGCTACCGCATGGTCCCCTACTATGCCGGTAAGGGACAGCAAAGGAAAATTCACGTTAAATGACCCGGTGAGCTCCATTACATTTAATCCCGTTGCCCTCGCCTCGGACCAGAATAATATCACCAATAATTCAACATTTGCGACTATCGCCGGGTTGAATTATGAATTTATTCCTGGCCTTACACTGGATGTTTCAGGCGCCATCAATTATGGCAATGCACAGATCAAGCAATACAAAGGCACCTCCATTAATTCCTTAAGACAGGCTGGTGCAGGCAGGAATTCGTTGGAGAACATTGGCATACAAACCACCGGCAACCTTACTTATACGCGTTTATTCAATAATGCGCATCAGCTTACGGTTACAGGGGTAATGGAATATCAATCGTTTGTATCAGATGGGTTTAATACAAACGCCAATAATCTGACCTATCCCAGCCTGGGTTATTATAACCTGTCTCTTGCCGCTACCAATAACGTTGGGACGGCGTATTCCGATTACAAACTGCTTTCCTACCTGGCAAGGGTCAACTACGATTACAAAGGCCGGTACTATTTAACCGCCAGCATACGGCGCGATGGCTCTTCCAAATTCCAGGGCAATAATCAATACAGTACTTTTCCCTCTTTGGGAGGGGCCTGGAAGATCTCCGAAATGGATTTTATGAAAGGCGGGGGATTGTTTGATGATCTGAAGATCCGGGTGGGGTACGGCGTAACCGGAAGCCAGGCTATTAATCCCTATCAAACCCTTACCTCGTATCAGAACGTTACCACTACCATCACCGAAGGTAGCGTGAGCCCCGGCATCATCCTGGGCAGTCCCGGCAACCCGGGCTTAAAGTGGGAATCAACAAAGCAGTGGGATATTGGGTTAGACGCCACTATACTGAACAACCGGCTTTCCTTTACCGCAGATTATTTTAATAAAAACACCAGCAACCTGCTGCTGGCCGTTCCTGTTCCCAACTATGGTGGAGGAGGAAGCATTCTGTCCAATGTCGGGAAAGTAAACAACACCGGCTTTGAATTTTCACTGTCAGGAACCATCATTCAGCGCCCTGGTATAAACTGGAACAGCTCTTTTAATATTTCTTTCCTTAACAACGAAGTAAAAACGTTGTATTCTGACAAGAAGATACCTTCTACAAATCCTCAATTTATGATCGTACCCGGCCAGCCACTGGGCACTTACTGGGGGCTTAATTACATGGGCACCTGGAAACCTGATGAAGTCGCCGAAGCGGCCGCATACGGCAATGTTCCCGGGGATTCGAGGTATGCAGACCTTGACGGCAATAAAGTGATTGACGGCAGCGATTACCATATCATAGGGCATGGACTTCCCCGGTATTCATGGGGATGGAATAATACTTTTACCTGGAAAGGATTTACGCTGAATGTATTTATCCAGTCCCTGGGAGGATACGATAAGCTGGACTATACTTACGCAGCGGCGGTCACCGCCAATTCAGACACGCGCCAGGCCATCCTCAGCGATATAAAGAATAGGTATATTCCGGGGGTGAACGAATCTTCGAACATACCCGCTTTCAGCAAAACAAACAAAAGCTACCTGGTATCTACCAGGTTCCTGGAAGATGGCACTTTCACCAGGTTTAAGAACATCAGTCTGAGCTACCAGCTGCCGAAATCCATCCTTCGTAAACCGGATGTTACGCTCTCCGTTCGCGCAACCAATCTTTTTACTATCACGAAGTATAAAGGATTCGATCCGGAAACAAACAGCGTTCCCTCCGGTGTGGGTAGCGATGTGAATCAAAGCGTTGATTACGGCTCTTACCCTAACGCCAAAGTCATTACAGGTGGCGTTAAGATCAATTTTTAA
- a CDS encoding two-component regulator propeller domain-containing protein: MPPISIYTIYKYVLTFLVCIFPPFCIYGQELLFSRLTSEDGLSPGAVLAIAQDQNGFMWFGTQNGLNRFDTRRFKLYKHPQLDPDDIFTDYITRLLSDSDKTLWVGTRNGLSKYNPETDRLERIPLKTAPYENNLNISCIYEDRQKTVWVWSSAGLFRLVDRKAGLFKQIAVPGTVAGLAANNTRTIYQDHRGVYWIGSSAGLTQMEYTNGKFTYKSFSHKGEDPFSLSDNYITAIVEDNLNRLWIGTQQGGLNLYDSATQTFRHFSAKTEKGLASNNIREIKTDPAGKLWIGTQGGISIYDPATGLFETYRSVPENMQSLSHNSIHSIYLDKQATVWIGTYWGGVNSVSTDNTPFHVYKTSLSRPSINNNVVSAVLEDKAHNLWVGTEGGGLNYIDRKKHKITTFQYNPADKTSLGSNLVKVIYSDTDGNIWVGTHGGGLNLLAPSGKTFTRFLYQETDPAVRNTEVLYLLEDKDGIFWIGTQTGLLAFRRYKTSLQYLPESSLTTAIGKASVKSILQTRNGDLWIGSSNGLYMLKKSTGIVDQFTTADGLPKNDINCLYEDKNNNIWVGCSFAGLALYAPGSESKKFTVYQKKDGMPDENIASILGDDNDNLWISTGNGLSKLHVKNGVFKNYNKGDGLAGNTFTINSCYKSAGGDLFFGGYNGLTFFSPDRIGENSVAPATFLTSLKLFNNTVQINEDARLLSREISLTRDIRFTHRQNVFTLEFAALNYVRPDKNTYAYKLDGFDDSWSYTATPSATYMNLPPGDYLFLAKGANNDGVWGAPCRLAITVLPPFWKTIWAYILYVICLAAIIFFVIRFFVLRSLIKRDRELTRLKLDFFTNITHEMRTRLSLILGPAEKLLLINKEDDEHTKQIQIIRKNSEGLLHLLTELMDFRKAETGNLTLKISEENIVPFIQEVFGFFNHLAVSMNIKSDFTASNQDIRVYYDRLQLEKVFFNLIFNAYKFTPPGCKIAVTVEEKEETVVVTVVDNGKGVAPENISRLFTNYFQEDDQESDNKGYGIGLALAKSITELHRGTIGVESVQNAANGNLTTFTVTLLKGNGHFAGELVRETLPSLISYNGGEGNTRIHLPQQPEIVHGIELDTSSKEKSTILLIEDNAVILSLNRDFLEKDYTIITRADGLSGWEAAIENIPDIIISDVMMPGLDGYTLCRRLKTDERTSHIPVILLTAMSSPAQQVSGLEKGADVYLTKPFSIQVLQLHICNLLHLREKIRGWLGQQLLSPNLAHDVKPGLNDSGVVGEEIIVDAFLEKVISIIEENIDDSSFNVDILSRKLAMSRPILYKKMNALAGLSVNDFIKAIRMKKAMEYLAKDVYTISEIAYMVGFSDPKYFSREFKKKFGKSPREWRETDKSWSITDRSRHR, encoded by the coding sequence TTGCCGCCAATTTCTATATACACTATATACAAGTATGTCCTTACTTTCCTGGTATGTATTTTTCCTCCGTTTTGCATATACGGACAGGAATTATTGTTCAGCAGGCTTACCTCGGAGGACGGGTTATCGCCAGGCGCTGTATTGGCGATCGCGCAGGACCAGAATGGTTTTATGTGGTTTGGAACGCAAAACGGGTTGAACAGGTTCGATACCAGGCGGTTTAAACTGTATAAACACCCTCAGCTGGACCCGGATGACATTTTTACGGATTATATCACCCGCCTCCTGTCCGATTCAGATAAAACGCTTTGGGTGGGCACCCGCAATGGCCTGAGCAAGTATAATCCCGAAACGGACCGGCTCGAACGGATACCGCTTAAAACCGCTCCTTATGAAAACAATCTTAACATAAGCTGTATTTATGAAGACAGGCAAAAAACCGTCTGGGTTTGGTCATCAGCCGGATTATTCCGGCTGGTCGACAGAAAAGCAGGCCTGTTCAAACAAATCGCCGTTCCCGGCACCGTAGCCGGATTGGCCGCCAATAACACCCGGACCATTTACCAGGATCACCGGGGCGTTTACTGGATAGGCTCCTCGGCAGGGCTCACTCAAATGGAGTATACAAACGGGAAATTCACGTATAAGTCCTTCTCGCATAAAGGTGAAGATCCGTTCAGCTTAAGTGATAATTATATTACCGCGATTGTTGAGGACAACTTAAACCGGCTGTGGATCGGTACCCAGCAGGGTGGATTAAATCTCTATGACAGTGCTACTCAAACATTCAGGCATTTTAGCGCAAAAACTGAAAAGGGTTTGGCGAGCAATAATATCAGGGAGATAAAAACTGACCCGGCAGGCAAATTATGGATCGGCACCCAGGGCGGCATCAGTATCTATGATCCGGCAACCGGGCTATTTGAGACTTACCGCAGTGTGCCTGAAAATATGCAAAGTCTGAGTCACAATTCGATACACAGCATTTATCTGGACAAGCAGGCAACCGTGTGGATCGGTACTTATTGGGGCGGGGTGAATAGTGTTTCTACCGATAACACCCCTTTTCATGTTTATAAAACCAGTCTTTCCAGGCCCAGCATCAATAATAATGTCGTAAGCGCCGTCCTGGAAGATAAAGCGCATAATCTATGGGTGGGAACGGAAGGCGGTGGGCTTAATTATATTGACCGCAAAAAGCATAAGATCACGACCTTTCAGTATAACCCGGCGGATAAAACATCACTGGGTTCGAACCTGGTAAAAGTTATTTACAGCGATACGGATGGTAATATATGGGTGGGAACGCACGGCGGTGGGTTGAATTTGCTTGCCCCGTCAGGAAAAACATTTACGAGGTTTTTATACCAGGAAACAGATCCGGCTGTACGAAACACCGAAGTACTTTATCTCCTGGAAGACAAGGACGGGATTTTTTGGATAGGCACTCAAACAGGACTGCTGGCCTTCAGAAGATACAAAACGTCTTTACAATATCTGCCGGAGAGCAGTCTTACCACGGCAATTGGCAAAGCATCCGTAAAATCAATCCTCCAGACCCGGAACGGGGATCTTTGGATTGGCTCATCAAACGGGTTGTATATGCTAAAAAAAAGTACGGGTATAGTTGACCAGTTTACAACCGCGGACGGTCTTCCTAAAAATGACATCAACTGCCTGTACGAGGACAAAAATAATAATATCTGGGTTGGTTGCTCTTTTGCCGGCCTGGCATTGTATGCCCCTGGAAGCGAAAGTAAAAAATTTACCGTCTATCAAAAAAAGGACGGGATGCCCGATGAGAACATTGCTTCCATACTTGGAGACGATAACGACAACCTCTGGATAAGTACGGGGAACGGTCTTTCCAAGCTCCATGTAAAAAATGGTGTTTTTAAAAATTATAACAAAGGGGATGGACTGGCGGGCAATACATTTACTATAAATTCCTGTTACAAGTCCGCTGGCGGCGATCTGTTTTTTGGTGGATATAATGGACTTACATTTTTTTCCCCGGACAGGATCGGAGAGAATTCCGTGGCTCCCGCCACTTTCCTGACTTCCTTAAAGCTATTTAACAATACTGTTCAAATAAATGAAGACGCCAGGTTACTGTCGAGGGAAATCAGCCTTACCCGGGATATCCGGTTTACACACAGGCAAAATGTATTTACCCTTGAATTCGCCGCGCTGAATTATGTGCGGCCGGACAAAAATACATATGCCTATAAACTGGATGGTTTTGATGATAGCTGGAGCTATACCGCAACGCCATCGGCAACTTATATGAACCTGCCACCGGGCGATTACCTGTTCCTGGCGAAAGGCGCTAACAATGACGGCGTATGGGGCGCCCCATGCCGCTTGGCGATCACCGTGCTTCCCCCTTTCTGGAAGACCATCTGGGCTTATATTTTATATGTCATCTGCCTGGCTGCCATTATATTTTTTGTGATCCGTTTTTTTGTATTGAGATCTTTGATAAAACGTGACCGGGAATTGACCCGGTTGAAGCTGGACTTTTTCACCAATATAACGCATGAAATGCGTACGCGTCTTTCGCTGATACTCGGGCCGGCGGAAAAGCTGCTGCTGATCAACAAGGAAGACGATGAGCATACGAAGCAAATACAGATCATCAGGAAAAATTCCGAAGGTTTGCTGCACTTGTTAACTGAGCTGATGGATTTCAGAAAGGCTGAAACCGGCAATCTTACGTTGAAGATCTCCGAAGAAAACATTGTGCCGTTTATACAGGAAGTTTTTGGTTTTTTTAATCACCTGGCGGTTTCCATGAACATTAAATCCGATTTTACCGCTTCAAACCAGGATATCAGGGTTTATTACGACCGCCTGCAATTGGAGAAGGTTTTCTTTAACCTGATCTTTAACGCTTATAAATTTACCCCGCCCGGCTGCAAAATTGCCGTTACCGTTGAAGAAAAAGAGGAAACCGTTGTTGTTACCGTAGTGGATAATGGTAAGGGCGTTGCCCCGGAAAATATTTCCAGGCTGTTCACCAATTATTTCCAGGAAGACGACCAGGAAAGTGACAATAAGGGATATGGCATTGGTCTGGCGCTTGCTAAAAGCATTACAGAACTACACAGGGGAACCATCGGGGTGGAAAGCGTTCAAAACGCTGCAAACGGCAACCTTACGACGTTTACAGTTACCTTGCTAAAAGGTAATGGGCATTTTGCCGGGGAGTTGGTTCGCGAAACGTTGCCATCTCTTATTTCTTATAACGGCGGGGAAGGGAATACAAGAATACATTTACCCCAACAACCGGAAATAGTCCATGGAATTGAGTTGGATACTTCGTCAAAAGAAAAGAGTACCATTCTGCTTATAGAGGATAATGCGGTGATCCTTTCACTGAACCGCGACTTCCTTGAAAAGGATTATACCATTATAACAAGGGCGGACGGCCTTTCCGGATGGGAAGCCGCCATTGAGAACATACCGGATATCATTATAAGCGATGTAATGATGCCGGGACTGGATGGCTACACGCTATGTCGCAGGTTAAAAACCGATGAAAGAACCAGCCATATCCCGGTTATACTCTTAACAGCCATGTCGTCTCCGGCGCAACAGGTAAGCGGGCTTGAGAAAGGAGCGGATGTCTATTTAACAAAGCCATTCAGCATACAGGTCCTTCAATTGCATATCTGCAATTTGCTGCACCTCCGTGAAAAGATCCGTGGGTGGCTGGGCCAGCAACTCCTTAGCCCCAATCTTGCGCACGATGTCAAACCGGGCCTGAACGACTCCGGAGTTGTTGGCGAAGAAATTATTGTGGATGCTTTTTTAGAGAAGGTGATCTCCATAATTGAAGAAAATATTGATGATTCATCATTTAACGTAGATATCTTATCCAGGAAACTGGCGATGAGCCGCCCGATCCTATATAAAAAAATGAATGCGCTTGCCGGGCTATCGGTGAATGATTTCATCAAAGCCATCAGAATGAAAAAGGCGATGGAATACCTGGCTAAGGATGTGTATACGATCAGTGAGATTGCTTATATGGTAGGCTTTAGCGATCCCAAATATTTCAGCCGGGAATTCAAGAAAAAATTCGGGAAATCTCCAAGAGAATGGCGGGAGACAGATAAGTCCTGGTCTATCACGGACCGTTCCCGCCATAGATGA
- a CDS encoding S-adenosyl-l-methionine hydroxide adenosyltransferase family protein, whose protein sequence is MKRICLGLWLLITIPVFAQNKMVVFQSDFGLKDGAVAAMKGVAMRVSPDLKLYDLTHEIPAYNIWEAAYRLEQTVPYWSEGTVFVSVIDPGVGTERKSVVLKTNTGQFIVTPDNGTLTLVAASLGIAAIREIDETVNRRKDSGKSYTFHGRDVYAYTAARLAAGTITFEQVGPPLPNRVVTIPFQQPVLENGLLKGNIAILDIQYGNIWTNIPAELFNQLKPAYGDNLHVSFFHNDKKVTVVDAPYSETFGAVAKGKPLAYLNSLMQLSFALNQDSFAEVHHIGSGSEWRVEISLSHKK, encoded by the coding sequence ATGAAAAGAATATGCCTGGGGTTATGGTTGCTCATCACCATCCCTGTTTTTGCACAAAATAAAATGGTTGTCTTTCAATCCGACTTTGGTCTGAAGGACGGCGCAGTGGCCGCTATGAAAGGTGTGGCGATGCGTGTTTCGCCAGATCTGAAACTATATGATCTTACCCATGAAATTCCTGCGTACAATATATGGGAAGCTGCTTACCGGCTGGAACAAACCGTTCCTTACTGGTCGGAAGGCACCGTATTCGTATCCGTCATAGATCCGGGTGTAGGTACAGAACGGAAGTCGGTCGTGCTCAAAACCAATACCGGCCAGTTTATTGTAACACCGGATAACGGTACACTCACGCTGGTAGCTGCTTCACTGGGCATTGCAGCCATCCGTGAAATAGATGAAACCGTCAACCGCCGTAAAGACTCCGGCAAGTCCTATACCTTTCACGGAAGAGATGTATACGCCTATACGGCTGCACGACTGGCTGCCGGCACTATTACCTTTGAACAGGTAGGCCCGCCTTTACCAAATCGGGTAGTAACCATTCCTTTTCAACAACCTGTACTGGAAAACGGCCTGCTAAAAGGCAACATCGCTATCCTGGATATACAATATGGCAATATCTGGACGAACATCCCGGCGGAATTGTTTAACCAGCTAAAACCCGCGTATGGCGATAACCTGCATGTCTCTTTCTTTCATAACGATAAAAAGGTAACAGTCGTAGATGCACCCTATAGCGAAACTTTCGGCGCCGTTGCCAAAGGCAAACCGCTGGCGTATCTGAATAGCTTAATGCAGTTGTCTTTTGCATTGAATCAGGACAGCTTTGCGGAGGTACATCATATAGGAAGCGGAAGTGAATGGCGTGTGGAGATTTCCCTGTCTCACAAAAAGTAA
- a CDS encoding helix-turn-helix transcriptional regulator, with protein MGDVVFNQIKVVLAEKRKANKWLAEAIGVSVNTVSKWCTNTTQPSIETLFEIAEALDVEARELLVLRRRK; from the coding sequence ATGGGTGATGTAGTATTCAATCAGATCAAAGTTGTACTAGCCGAAAAAAGAAAGGCAAATAAATGGTTAGCTGAAGCAATCGGGGTTAGTGTAAATACCGTATCGAAATGGTGTACCAACACCACACAACCTTCTATTGAAACCTTATTCGAAATAGCGGAAGCATTGGATGTGGAGGCTAGGGAGTTGCTGGTGCTGAGAAGGAGAAAATAG